TTGCAAGAGCTGGTTTTCTTTGCCACGAGCATCCCCAGCTGATCCCTGCAGAGTCCAGGCTCCTTGGGTCCTGCAGGGAATTACTGCAATTCATCAGTCCTGGCCTTAATTTCCTGTTGGTCTTGCAGCACAACCAGGACACTTCCcctctccagagctggcagcagctctgctggagggaggTGGCAGAGATGTCTGGTTCATGTGTCACAAACACCCCCAGGGCAATAAATCAGCCAGCAAAGATCTCTTCTGAGCCTGCCTGCTCTGTCCTGTCAGTCCCTGCAGAAAtgtctccaggctgctgcaggaagctcaTCCCACTCAGAGGATTTGTTGTTTCCACAGGCTCTGGACTTCAGCTTGGATGGGAAGGTGAACCTGACGGAGCTGACGCTGGCTCTGGAGAACGAGCTCCTGATCACCAAGAATGGGGTGcaccaggcagccctggccagctTCAAAACAGAGATCAGGCACTTGATGTGAGTCCCAGGCatggctggaggtgctgctccctgctctgcttggccaggcaggagctgagggagcagctgaggggtgGCACTGCAAGGCTCAGTTCTCTGTTGGAGCGCTCAGGAACTTCCAGCTGTCTTGTTTTGCCTGGGAAAACCACTGAAACCTCCAAGGATTGCAGAAAAAATGgggttaaaaattaaaaatggaagcaGGAGGCTGTTCCCAGTCTGGGAGTGGTCACTGCTGTCCACAGTGGTCATTGGTGGCCAAGGaatgcacagctcagggcagagaCTGGTGGGGTTTGTCAGTACCTTTAACCCAAACTGATCTGGGGCATTGCAGAGGTTCTGCCACGTGGTAGATGTGGAGGTGAGGTTCAAACCCACTAAAAATCccaatgtttttcctttgaaagtCAACACAGTTTGACTTTGTGCTGGACTCACTGTGAAGGTTTCTCTATTGAAaaagaaggctccagggagagctcagaggccctggcagggtctggaggggctccaggagagctggagagggactggggacaagggatggagggacaggagccagggaatggctcccagtgccagagggcagggatggatgggagattgggaactgggaattcctggctgggagggtgggggagccctggcacagggtgcccagagcagcctgggacagtgggagatgtccctgccatggcagaggctgGAATGAGAGGGTCtggaaggtcccttccaacccaaaccatttcagGATTTGAACTGGAGGGCTGGACCACAGCTGAGGGTCTCAGGTGTTGAGGTCTCAGGATCTGTGGGGACACCAAGGCATGTCCAGGTTCCAATCCAGTGACTAAATGCAGTTGATGAGACCCTTGGAGATCTTTCCAAGCTTGTTCTGTGATGTTTCAAAtccccttttttgggggggagcaGTGAGGGCTGACCTAAtgcaggctggctctgctctgccctgcccagggagaggTTTGACCAGGTGgccagggagaaggagaagctgcGCTCGGACCTGGAGAAGGCGGAGAAGCTGAAATCCCTGATGGCCTCCGAGGTGGACGATCACCACGCCGCCATCGAGCGCCGCAACGAGTACAACCTCAggtggggcagctgcagcaccagccagccCTCCTCCTGGCCAGGGGCTTGGTGACCACCCAGCTCCACCCCCAGTGTGTTTGTCACCCTCTTCCTTGTGGGGGTACtgctgtgggtttctctgggtctgcactgaaggcacttgagacatgttcacactcaggtgtccattatttcttatcagtgacacagtctcactgctgggagtttggcagcttttcatcagaaggcacaaaatggccacaatctcttgttccaagggtttttaagactaaactatccaattaagagctgacacctggattgTTTACCattttaacccaataactgatcccacagagcccccagtgcagacttgtctgcccaattacaaattccacccaaacccatggagaaggaggaagaagcagcatgaagaagaaacccaggatgacaccctgtgtCCTCCaccttgcttccatccacaacacactaaaaaccccaaaccctcaatttctcacccagtgacacacccaccctgctctctagaatctatttcacactttcGTGGGTTCCAgtcttgaagtctgggaaactttctccatgaatgagggtcagaatcagagctcccctgggggtcagggcaccccagggcaGACAGGGAAATATTCCCAGGGTTTCCACACTTGCTCTGACAGGCTCCTGTCCCCCCTGGCAGGAAGCTGGATGAGGAGTACAAGGAGAGAATCTCTGCTCTGAAGAACGAGCTGCGCAGGGAGCGGGAGCAGATCCTGCAGCAGGCCAACAaacagaggctggagctggagcaggagattGAAAAGCTGAAAACGGAGGAGAACTACACCAGGGACCgcctggggctggccctgaAGGTACCaggggctgagcacaggcaggattTCCCCCAAAATCAGGAATACCCTGGCCAGGGGGAGTCACTCCTGCAGTCAGTGTTGGAAGAATGAGTTCTGGGCTGTGTTTAGCTGGCATTGAAGTGGTTGAAGCAGCAAGGTTGAGGCATGTCCATGAGAATTGGTGTTTGGGGCACCTTGATGGGTTTATCATGGATTCCTAACCTCCAGAGATTTCAAATCTCTGCTGCCATCACgtgcagagtgtgtgtgtgcacagctctcagaTGAGCTGTCAAGCCAGGAGATAAAACACCTTGAGCAAGTTTAAAATCCTCTTTTAAACACAACCAAACCATGCAAAGCAAACTTGCTGTTGAGCCTTTTGATAATTTATCAAAAGTCCAATGTTCACACTTGCTGTGGCAGGGGTGGGTTGTGTGtggataaaaataattcctaatTCCTGTCATCACCTGAAGCTTGGAATAGTGTCATGCTGGGTTGGGAGTTACCCTTATAATGCtgatttttcctcctccaagtGCTGATCTGTGGTGGGGTTTCTTTGCTCCAGGAAAACAGCCGCCTGGAAAACGAGCTCctggaaacaggagaaaaactgGCTGAGTGTGAAAGTCTGGCAAGCAAACTGCAGAGGAACTTGGAAAATGTCCTGGCTGAGAAGGTAAATCCCCCTTTTCCCAGTGGGGTTTCAGAGTGAAATCATTTTTAAGTGGCTCCATTCCAGGGGTCTCTATCCAGATTATCCAGGCACAGCTTGGAAAATACAGATATTCCACCTTAGCTGTAATTCTATTCTAATTAAAGCAGGGACCCTTAGAATGAAGCAATCatcctgaagagctgcagggatttttATCTTTCCCCCAGCACAGAGATTTTTATCTTTCCATCCAGAGTTTTGGATGGGCCCAACTTGCAGGTCCTTTCCAGGGAAGATGATGCAGGTTTTACATGGCATCACTGCTGGAATTAGGTGAAAATCGAGGTGACCAGCTGTTCATGGCTGTATTGCATTAAACTTTCAGGATCTCAGCTTCTCCAGAGatgtttcagtttgtgcagCCATAGCCCAAGGTTCATTTATTGGGATTCCCAGCCTTCTTTAAAGCTTGGGGTTATTTGCCACACTGAGATGTGCATATGCTCAGGTGAAAGCTGTGATCTGGAgtcagaaggagcaggagagctgtgctgggtggcaGGCAGGTTCTTTGGGGACGTTACTCATTCTCTGCTAggaggaaagtgaaaaaaatccagagtggagagagaggggagtgcaggctgcagcactgcttgggATGGCACCCATGCTGtcctgagctgcaggctgggtggATAAGTGGATATCCCACTCCTGTGTTGCAGTTTGGTGACCTGgatcccagcagtgcagagtttttcctgcaggaggagaggctggccCAGATGAGGAGCGAGTAcgagcagcagtgcagggtaAGTGGGGCTGGGACCCGGCTCCTGTGTCCACCAGGAGCatcacagaaccatttaggGTGGAAAATCCCTCTCAGATGGAATCCAGCcattcccccagccctgctctaagcatgtccccaagtgccacagcctcactgcaggcagcagcacgAGGCAGGTTGGGAATCTCTTCCCACAGAACCAGAGGGTGAGGTGCCCCCAgggtgggctgggagagggTCCACGGAGCCCTGTGAATTCAGAGATGCAGGAATTTGTGGATGTGTTGTATTTCTCCTCATTTCGCTGGGTTTCAGatcagaaatatatatattttttaaataagccTGAGAACAGAAAGTTTGCTTTCTCTTCCATCTTGTGTACTTGAAAGACTTCAAGGTGAGCCTGCAGGTTTTCTATTTCCACACCTGCCTGCTGATATCTGCAGGGGCACCAGCTCATCtattgcccagagaagctgtgcctgcccctggatccctggaagtgtccaaggctgggttggttggagcagcctgggacagtggaaggtgtccctgccatggcaggggtgggatgggatgagctttggaatcccttcccaaacccaaTCCaatctgggattctgtgatctgtTCTGCAGGGTCCTTTCCATTCAATCAAGGGCTGCCTTGGAAGCTgcagtttaaaagcaaaaatggtCCAGAAGTAGGAGTTGAATCGATACTTCTCCATATGCagctgatttttctccttttgagGATGGCAGATATAAGTCAGTACTCAAGGTTCACTTCCTGGGCCTTTCAgacctgcagggctctgtgtttGCACACTCAGGGAGTTGTTTTCCCCAGtagctgctgttcctggagtGAGTGCACAGCTCTTGGCACAAACCCTCGGGATGCTCctctggcaggcaggaggaaggaccAGATGGTGAATGCAGTAATGAGGGGATCCCTTTCCTAATTTGATCTTTTGcttctgatttgattttttttttcaagtggaTGGTGTCTGAGGAGGCATTTCCCAACTGATTGGAAATGTTactaaagctgctttttaataaaaggtCACAGGATGAAGGAATAAAGGGaaagctcctggagctcctgttACACCTTCACCTTTGAGAGTGGGATTGTAGAATcatcagagaatcccagaatggtttgggttggaagggaccttaaaaaccatcttgttccacctctggccatgggcagggacaccttccaccatcccaggctgctccaagccctgtccagcctggccttgggcacttccagggatccaggagcagccacagctgctctgagaattccattccagggcctccccaccctcagagtcaggaattccttcccagtctcccatccagccctgccctctggcactgggaagcctTTCCCCTTGtttggctgtggctctgtgttTCTGACAAATCTTTCTGTGCTGTAATTCCCACCTCAATGTCCTGTGGTGGGACTGGGGGGATGCTCAGCAGCCTTGGCTCCTTTTCACTCAGCTTTTTGTGTTGCcctccctgtcaggagctgcaggaccaGATTGATGAGCtgcactcagagctgcaggagttcCGTGCCCAGGGCAGAGTGCTCAGGCCTGCCCTGAAGAATTCCTTGTCAGAGGAGTTTGACATGGACATGAAGAGTCATGGCACCAGTGGCATTGAGCCTGACCAAGGTAAAATATCCCTCCTGTGGGACTGACATCTGGGCTGCAGGTGTTTACAGCATCTTAGAGGTCATTCTGTGAAACCTTCCCAGTGAGACTTGCTCCCCAGCTCTAATTTGGTGTTTAATGTTAATTTGGAGTCTGACTGCTGAACCAGATTTAAGGCTGAAATTGAAGTTTGCTGTTCCTTGGCTGTGTTTGTGATGAGAGTTTGAGAGCTGCCAAACAAATCTGAATTGCTGAAGTAATTCTGTTGAGAATGATATCTCTTTATGTATTGtataattaatgtttttataGTTATGTAAGTTAATACTTGATTGCTTTTTCCAAAGGACTCGGTTCAGAAGACTGCAACCCATTAAATATGAGCATAGAGGCAGAAATGGCCATTGAGCAGATGAaggagcagcaccacagggatCTGCATCACCTCAAACAGGAGCTTGAAGACACAGTAAgtgttggaatgagatggtcttggaggtcccttcccacccaaaccaatTTGGGATTCCGTGATCCcaggaagaaataaagctgAGCACTGATGCATTCTTTCCTGGGAAATTAATGTGAGATGCTGAAGTGGAAATCTCAATATTCAGCAGAGTGAACATATAAAACTAGATGGAAATATTGATGAAAACATCCCTGTGGAATATTCTGTGGAAAATGAACAAATCCATCCCGTTTTCCCTCTTGCAGGTGAGCCATTATGAAAAGCAGCTGGATGAGACAAAAGCCCagtgggaaaaggagcaggaggatcTGAGGCAGAAGTGTGCTGAGGAGATGAATGCCATGGAGAAGCAGATCACTGGCCTGAAAAATCAAatagcagagctgcagggagaggcagcagcgctcagagagcagcaggaggagctcagctccAAACACAGcgaggagaaaaacaaattgcAGCTGCATTTTGATGAGGAGAAAGCCAATCTGCAGGAAGTGCTGAGGCAGGAGCACGAGGATGAGGTCAGGGCCAGagtggagcagctgaaggagaagttCAGGCGAGAACGGGAGGAGCTGATGCAGAAGAGTGTCTGGGTGGAAGAGAAGATGAGAGCGTTggtgcagagcctgcaggaggagaagggggagctggagcagggcttccaggagcagctgaagaggctggcagaggtgcatgccctggagaaggaggagctccaggaggagctgctgaggaagcaccagcaggagctggaggaggaaaggTGAGTGTCACCTCTggtggggacagtgctggggcgtggtgagcagggcagaaacccctccctgctggggaaTTCCAggtgtcctgctctgtcccactgcactgggctgctctccagggctTTGTCTCTTCTGACCTTTCTCCAGCAGATCTTTAGATTCATTTGTGGCTCGCCCAGAGGCAGCAGTTGTGTTAAAGCATAACCAGGAGTGATTAACTCGAGCTCTGTGCTCCACAAATCCCTTTAAAACTCCAACTCTGGGTTTTCAGAGTTCTTGGCTGAAGAAGGAAAGGGGTGGCTGGGATGTGCTTTTAGCCAACATGGAGTGTCAAAAGAAACTGAAGCCACCCTGGGGTGAAGGGGGTGAGAGCATCTGCCCCCCCCCAAAATCTGAGCACAGGCACTGAAGGGCACAAATTGCACATGAAACCTTTTCTGAGGACATTTCATGAGTCGTTGCACTTTTCCAAGGCAGTTTTGCTTTTTGAGGTTTCACCAAATTGCCTCGAATTTAACTTACAGCTCCCAGAAACACCCATCCAGTAGTCAGTGgataaaaaacaaagtaaatttcCAACTTGTTTTATTCAGCCTAAAAAGCCACTTTAACCTCTGAGGTAGTTTAGTAATATCTTATGTTAACCAtgtctaggaaaaaaatggcaagTGACTATAACAGAAGAGCATCTCATGCACAAACCCAGTTTTCTGTGGACACACAAACCCTGGTGAATAAATATGAAGAaagcctgcagagcctggaagGACGTTAccagagagagctgcaggagcttgctgagcagcagagagaggagaaatccCAGTGGGAGTTTGAAAGGGATGAAATTGCTCAGGAGGCTGCTGAGGCCCacaagcagctgaaggaaagcTTGGCAAGTGAGAAGGCTGTTTGTTctgccctgagccaggagaAGGATCTCCTGGAGAAGAATTTTAAGGAAGAGGTGAACAAGCTGGTGTgtgagagggagcagctggagaaggagctgagagagctgaggagTGCTGCCCAGGAGCAAGAGGAAAAGATGATGGAGAAAATCAACCAACTCCAAAATGACCATGAAAAAGAGCTCAAGGAGAAAGATGAACAGATATCCACAGTGGAGCAAAATGGGAAACTGGTTAGGGAAAAGCTGGAGAGACTGGCCAGTGAGTATAAGCGAGAGAAAGAAGAGCTCAATTCCAAACTTCTCTCTTTGGAGAGTTTAAACAGAGACATTTGTGAAAgggcagagacagaaaaggcTGAGATGGGCTTGGAAGTGTCAGAGCTGCgagggaaaatacagaaattgcAGTGGGAAACACGGAGcttctctgccctgcagagccactACAGGGCCCTGGAGAGTGAGTATGCAAAGGCCAAGAGCCAGATcgctgcttctcctgctgcagctcctctgggagaGGATGGGGACGTTCTCCAAAACCTGCAGAAGGTGCACGAGCAGGCAGTGAAGGAGAATGTCAGGATGGCTGCCCAGAtcctgaggctgcagcaccGGCTgcgagcagcagcagcagagcaggagctgcaagctcccagccccagctgctcccaggctggctcagaagcagaggagatggagcCCAGTTTGGAAGGGTTGCCCAGTGATTGTCAAGATGTGGCCGTGAGGGCAGATTTCGGTGTCCTTCCACCTCTGGAGGCTGATCCTACAGACCTGGAAGAAATGTCAGAGGTGGATTGGGATCTGGAGGAGGGATGTGTGAAAGCCAGAGCTGGTGGCCACCCTGAGGCACAGGGGTGTTGGATCCAGGGAAGTCAAGCAGCTCTGGATGCTGATGGCAACCAGGATGGTGACAAGAACCTTTCCTGGGTGCCTCTGCTGCCAAAAAAGGGAGATCTGGAGAAAGCTCTGGGGCCAAAAGCGCTCCACAGCGATGTCAAACAGCAGAAGGTTCATCTGCTAAATCACAGAACAGCTCCCAAAAATAGAGGGTTTCTTTCTGATGCTTTGAAGGTGCagggggagctggagggggCTGAAGAGCTGAGTGAAGACTCTCTCCAGCTGGATCACACTCCTGGGGCAGCAAACGGTGACCTGAAGAGCGTAATAGCTCAGCTTTGGAAAAGGATGGAAGAGCTGGAAGACAGATCCATGGCACAGGCTGAACTTCTGTCACTGCAAGAAGAAATTCAGGTAGAAAATGAGGATCTGAAGGCTGAAGTGATGCAGTTAATGGAAAGAAATGGAGTGCTGGAAGACAGCCTGCGTAGGCTGAGGAGGCTTTGTTGTGAGCAAAAAGAAAGTGAGGTGGAAAGCGTCGGGTTTGGAGatgaaaacaccaaattccTGGTGCAAGGATTGGAGGATATGAAAGGATTGGAAGATATGAAAGAATTGGAGGGTGAACAAGAAGCTCAAGGAATCTCAGGTGTGCCCAGTGACACGAGAGGTGGGAAGCTGGAAGAAGATCCCACCACGTGCACGGCCCAGCAGGAGACGAACCCCCAAGGCGACAGCGCCGCGACACAAGTGGGACAAGCAGGAATGAGGGATCCCAACCCCCAGGTGAAGGAGACAGCTCTGGGTGccccagaggagaggagggcagTGAGCCAGGGCTTGCAGAGCACgtgcactgagctgcagcagaaggttGACCTGCTGAGGTAACGTACCGCGGCGCTCGCCACTAACCCAGCGCTGCCCCGGCCGCTCCTTTAACCACCCTAGATTAACTCTGATTTAACTCTGAGTAGCAAGCAGTGCCCTGGACTCCTAACTCCTCTAGGCATGGATAAAGACCACTGCAATCAATAGCTGTGTGTGACTTACTCCTCTCTGAGCACCTGCCAGCTGTCCTGTGTGTGGATGTCACCGTCACCGTGTGTAGCTCGTCCTCCAGCACAAACCCCTTTGCATCCCCATGTCCAAAATCCATGGTAACACCTCCAGAGTGCTTCCTAGCTTTTACTAATCTTCACCTCACTCAGTTTGTTCCCTTCTAGAGCTGAATGTTGCTCACAAGGCTGAAATTGCTCCTGTTTTGCCTCAGTATGCTGTAGGATGATGGTAatttgaaatactgtttttGTCAGTATTTATGTTAATATTAGAGAATTATAGGgacattttttcctcagttaGGAACCCCTCAGGAGTGGGGAATGGTAAATACAGTTATAAAACATATATTCATTATATTATACTCCTCATAGGTTTTACCTACTTTTTTTAACTGCTGTATTCcagcaaggatttttttttttttttaatggataaaGTGGCTACAAGTGGTTTAATTATTGTTCAGCAccagcttcctgcaggaaatTGTTCTTTCAGGTGTCCCAGCATGGCTAAGTTATTTCTGTGCGGTCTCCTGAGGACAGAAATGACATTTTCCAACCGTGCTGTTCCCAGAATTCTGAATTCcagctggggaaacagctcACCCTCCTGGCAGCCTGCATATTGTGCTGTTCAGCTGTTATTCCAGCTTAAGGACTGAAAGATATGTAGAACATAGTGGGAAACTTTAGGTTTTAACTCACTTGAGCTGCTTAAAAAGAAGCCCCAAAAGCCCAGGGGTGTTTTTATAGTTTGTTg
This sequence is a window from Serinus canaria isolate serCan28SL12 chromosome 5, serCan2020, whole genome shotgun sequence. Protein-coding genes within it:
- the NIN gene encoding ninein isoform X2, producing the protein MDEAEQDQYEARLKELFDSFDSTGTGSLGQEELTDLCHVLHLEEVAPALQQTLLQGNLLGRVHFDQFKEALILILSRTLSNEEHFQEPDSSPEAQPKYIKGGKRYGRRSLPEFQEEVQDFAEVTVIEPLSEEPRPAHIAASQEHWKTRGSEEYEAEGQLRFWNPDDLNASPGASPSPDWIEEKLQEVCEHLGITRDGHLNRKKLVSICEQHGLHAAAGEVLEEVLHNLEQDGTMSIEDFFYGLFRNGKSLTPSASTPYRQLKRHLSMQSFDESGRRTTTPSAMPSTIGFSLFSSLDDGMGYGCVEGVLDCWHQEGIENSQEILKALDFSLDGKVNLTELTLALENELLITKNGVHQAALASFKTEIRHLMERFDQVAREKEKLRSDLEKAEKLKSLMASEVDDHHAAIERRNEYNLRKLDEEYKERISALKNELRREREQILQQANKQRLELEQEIEKLKTEENYTRDRLGLALKENSRLENELLETGEKLAECESLASKLQRNLENVLAEKFGDLDPSSAEFFLQEERLAQMRSEYEQQCRELQDQIDELHSELQEFRAQGRVLRPALKNSLSEEFDMDMKSHGTSGIEPDQGLGSEDCNPLNMSIEAEMAIEQMKEQHHRDLHHLKQELEDTVSHYEKQLDETKAQWEKEQEDLRQKCAEEMNAMEKQITGLKNQIAELQGEAAALREQQEELSSKHSEEKNKLQLHFDEEKANLQEVLRQEHEDEVRARVEQLKEKFRREREELMQKSVWVEEKMRALVQSLQEEKGELEQGFQEQLKRLAEVHALEKEELQEELLRKHQQELEEERKKMASDYNRRASHAQTQFSVDTQTLVNKYEESLQSLEGRYQRELQELAEQQREEKSQWEFERDEIAQEAAEAHKQLKESLASEKAVCSALSQEKDLLEKNFKEEVNKLVCEREQLEKELRELRSAAQEQEEKMMEKINQLQNDHEKELKEKDEQISTVEQNGKLVREKLERLASEYKREKEELNSKLLSLESLNRDICERAETEKAEMGLEVSELRGKIQKLQWETRSFSALQSHYRALESEYAKAKSQIAASPAAAPLGEDGDVLQNLQKVHEQAVKENVRMAAQILRLQHRLRAAAAEQELQAPSPSCSQAGSEAEEMEPSLEGLPSDCQDVAVRADFGVLPPLEADPTDLEEMSEVDWDLEEGCVKARAGGHPEAQGCWIQGSQAALDADGNQDGDKNLSWVPLLPKKGDLEKALGPKALHSDVKQQKVHLLNHRTAPKNRGFLSDALKVQGELEGAEELSEDSLQLDHTPGAANGDLKSVIAQLWKRMEELEDRSMAQAELLSLQEEIQVENEDLKAEVMQLMERNGVLEDSLRRLRRLCCEQKESEVESVGFGDENTKFLVQGLEDMKGLEDMKELEGEQEAQGISGVPSDTRGGKLEEDPTTCTAQQETNPQGDSAATQVGQAGMRDPNPQVKETALGAPEERRAVSQGLQSTCTELQQKVDLLRCETEKLREENALLKNEVTFLNEEGSASSLKLRELNGSREEMRQKIEAVRKEKVAVQKMVDNLKKQVADLKTRNQQLDSENTELSQRNSKNQADVQDLNQQLARVLKQKDREEGKCTLEEWEKERLLLKEELENSKIESSNMVSSLEVDLSKMKVQAHLLEQENHILKQELEKTKQLPRCPDLADLQNEVASLITKNEKLQKEKEALSEELNRCIDKAAQVSCLESAVGSLKQEQKSWEQQSQALKAELSLSQDKVQSLSETLQSTNLQMAQLESDLQLAQQEKESLKQEVLALHKQLQGTSEKA
- the NIN gene encoding ninein isoform X1, with the translated sequence MDEAEQDQYEARLKELFDSFDSTGTGSLGQEELTDLCHVLHLEEVAPALQQTLLQGNLLGRVHFDQFKEALILILSRTLSNEEHFQEPDSSPEAQPKYIKGGKRYGRRSLPEFQEEVQDFAEVTVIEPLSEEPRPAHIAASQEHWKTRGSEEYEAEGQLRFWNPDDLNASPGASPSPDWIEEKLQEVCEHLGITRDGHLNRKKLVSICEQHGLHAAAGEVLEEVLHNLEQDGTMSIEDFFYGLFRNGKSLTPSASTPYRQLKRHLSMQSFDESGRRTTTPSAMPSTIGFSLFSSLDDGMGYGCVEGVLDCWHQEGIENSQEILKALDFSLDGKVNLTELTLALENELLITKNGVHQAALASFKTEIRHLMERFDQVAREKEKLRSDLEKAEKLKSLMASEVDDHHAAIERRNEYNLRKLDEEYKERISALKNELRREREQILQQANKQRLELEQEIEKLKTEENYTRDRLGLALKENSRLENELLETGEKLAECESLASKLQRNLENVLAEKFGDLDPSSAEFFLQEERLAQMRSEYEQQCRELQDQIDELHSELQEFRAQGRVLRPALKNSLSEEFDMDMKSHGTSGIEPDQGLGSEDCNPLNMSIEAEMAIEQMKEQHHRDLHHLKQELEDTVSHYEKQLDETKAQWEKEQEDLRQKCAEEMNAMEKQITGLKNQIAELQGEAAALREQQEELSSKHSEEKNKLQLHFDEEKANLQEVLRQEHEDEVRARVEQLKEKFRREREELMQKSVWVEEKMRALVQSLQEEKGELEQGFQEQLKRLAEVHALEKEELQEELLRKHQQELEEERKKMASDYNRRASHAQTQFSVDTQTLVNKYEESLQSLEGRYQRELQELAEQQREEKSQWEFERDEIAQEAAEAHKQLKESLASEKAVCSALSQEKDLLEKNFKEEVNKLVCEREQLEKELRELRSAAQEQEEKMMEKINQLQNDHEKELKEKDEQISTVEQNGKLVREKLERLASEYKREKEELNSKLLSLESLNRDICERAETEKAEMGLEVSELRGKIQKLQWETRSFSALQSHYRALESEYAKAKSQIAASPAAAPLGEDGDVLQNLQKVHEQAVKENVRMAAQILRLQHRLRAAAAEQELQAPSPSCSQAGSEAEEMEPSLEGLPSDCQDVAVRADFGVLPPLEADPTDLEEMSEVDWDLEEGCVKARAGGHPEAQGCWIQGSQAALDADGNQDGDKNLSWVPLLPKKGDLEKALGPKALHSDVKQQKVHLLNHRTAPKNRGFLSDALKVQGELEGAEELSEDSLQLDHTPGAANGDLKSVIAQLWKRMEELEDRSMAQAELLSLQEEIQVENEDLKAEVMQLMERNGVLEDSLRRLRRLCCEQKESEVESVGFGDENTKFLVQGLEDMKGLEDMKELEGEQEAQGISGVPSDTRGGKLEEDPTTCTAQQETNPQGDSAATQVGQAGMRDPNPQVKETALGAPEERRAVSQGLQSTCTELQQKVDLLRCETEKLREENALLKNEVTFLNEEGSASSLKLRELNGSREEMRQKIEAVRKEKVAVQKMVDNLKKQVADLKTRNQQLDSENTELSQRNSKNQADVQDLNQQLARVLKQKDREEGKCTLEEWEKERLLLKEELENSKIESSNMVSSLEVDLSKMKVQAHLLEQENHILKQELEKTKQLPRCPDLADLQNEVASLITKNEKLQKEKEALSEELNRCIDKAAQVSCLESAVGSLKQEQKSWEQQSQALKAELSLSQDKVQSLSETLQSTNLQMAQLESDLQLAQQEKESLKQEVLALHKQLQGTSEKNLVLEVAVPPSGLQEQQGPLPWDELQQEQEQRLLRQDNQRLQREVQSTKADLAHSREKIRQLESTILSLKHQKHQSQAGIVKAMEQEKLSLKRECEQLQKELSSANRKISQMNSLERELESSSENEGLRKKQVKLDDQLMEMLQSRGMHSQSSQQQGCATVPREQFLQLQQQLLQAERRSQHLQEELQSRPSGTNMQQGGHEQLLTMMEERMMDVEQKLRLVKRLLQDKVHQLKEQLSKNTKADAMVKDLYVENAQLLKALEVTEQRQKTAERKNYLLEEKIANLNRIVKNLASPSFSPEIRS